The genomic stretch GCAACGAGTTCTGCGACGTTCTGGGCTTCGAGCCGCGGGTTCACCACCAGCACATGCGGGAACATGGCCAGTCCAGCGACATGCGTGAAGTCGTCAAGCGGGTTGTAGGGCAATCGCTGGAACATGCCCGGATTGAAGACCAGCGTAGTACTGGTCGCCGTCATCATTGTGTAGCCGTCCGGTGCCGAGCGCGCCGTCGCCTCGGCCCCGATAATTGTAGAGGCGCCGGCGCGGTTGTCGATCACGATAGGCTGGCTAAGCCGGGCACCGACACCCGCGGCAACCGTACGAGCCACCAGGTCAGTGCCGCCACCGGGCGGAAAGGGCACGATCCAGCGCATGGGGCGGCTGGGCCAGGTCTGGGCGAGAGCGGGTCGTGCCAGTGTGCCCGCGAGACCGCCGAACGCGAGTGCGACGCGCCGACCGATGCCCTTCGAATCCGTCATCTTCATGTTCGCTTCCCTCGTCTCTGCCATTCCCGCTTTCGTTCGGCGTTCGCAGCCGTGTGGTGCGACGCCTTGCGATTGTCAGCCAGCGGCACTCTCCAGCAGCATCGCATCTGCGTGGTCGAGAGCGCGATCGAGCGCGGCAAGCCCTTCCATCAACTGCTCCTCGGTGATGTTGAGCGGTGGACTGATGCCGATGAGGTTCGGGCGCGTGAACACCATGACACCCGCCTCGTCCAACGCGCGCTTGATGGCGCCCAGCCCCCCACGTGTCGCGTAGGGTTCTTCCCGCGCTGGCATCAGTGGCGCACGCGTGCCGCGGTCCTTGACCAACTCGATTGCGGCGAACAGCCCACGGCCGCGCACGTCCCCGACCGTCGGGTGCCGTTGTTGGATGCGCTGCAATTCGGAAAGTAGGACCGTGCCGAGCCTGCGCGAGTTCTCAATTAGCCCCTCCTCGCGATAGGTCTCGATGGCGGCGATGCCGGCGGCGCAAGCCAGCGCATGGCCGCTATACGTGGAACCTGCCCAGAGCGTCTGCTCCTCCAGTGCCTCCGCGATGCGCCCAGAGACCACGACCGCGCCGAGCGGCACCTGCGCGTTGGTGAGGCCCTTCGCCGTGGTTATGATGTCGGGCACTACGTTCCAGTTGTTCACTGCGAACCATTCGCCCGTACGGCCCCAGCCTGACATCACCTCATCGCAAATCAACATGATGCCGTATTTGTCACAAAGCGCGCGCAACTTCGGCATGTAGTCGTCAGGCGGCACGTAGAGTCCATTAGACGGACCCGTGATGGTTTCCACGATAACTGCTGCAACGAATTCTGGATTCTCGAACTGTATGATCTCTTCCAGCGAGGTGAGGCATTCGCGCGCGCAGCTTCCAGGCTCCTGGCCGAAGGTGCAGCGGTAGCAGTATGGCTGGAAGGCATGTACGGTGCCCGGCATGCCGGGCTCGTTATAGGCCCGGCGCCAATCGCCCGTCAGGCTCATCGCGCCATGTGTCGCGCCATGATACGCGCGATAGCGGGCGATGATTTTAGGGCGTCCCGTGACGGTGCGCGCAATCTTAACGGCATACTCGTTCGCCTCGGCACCGGCCGACGTGAAGTAAACCTTATTCAAGTCCCCCGGCATAACCTCGGCAATCATCTGCGCAAGGCGTCCGCGAACCTCGGTGGCAAATTGTGGAGCCGCATAGCAGAGTTTCGCAGCCTGTTCTTGTATGGCACGGACAATGCGTGGGTGCTGGTGGCCCGCATTGACACATGCAAGCTGGGCGGCAAGGTCGAGGTAACGCTTTCCGCTACCATCCCAGACATACACGCCCTCGGCTCGCATAATCTCCTTGGGCTTCAGCCCTGCCTGCTTCGTCCAGGGGAAGATGACGTGATGCCGGTTCTGATCGGCCACGCTCTTATGCGGGTGGTAGGTCGTTAGGTCGTCAGGCATGGGAGCGGCTCCGGTTCGCGGGGGCGTGTCATCAGGCGCCGCGGCCGAAGGACTTGGCCAGCAAGCGGGCGGGGACGCGAAAGCGGCCGATGACGTCACTCATCCGCTCGCGCTCGGTGGTGATATCTACGCTGTCGCCCGACACCATCACCGTGGCGGGTCGGAGCTCCGCATTGAAGTTCGCCGCCGTCGCCTCTGCATACGACCCAGTGTCGAGCAGTGCCAGCAAGTCGCCGCGCTCGAGCGGCGGCAGCATGCGGTCGAAACCTAGATCGTCGAGACTGCAGAGAGAACCGACCACATCCGCCTTGTCAGTACAGGGCTCAGCAGCGCGGTTGACCGCGACGATGTGGTGGTACCAGTGCGAGGTGAAGATCCGAAGGATGTGGTTCTGGCTGCAGTCGACATTCACCCAGGTCTTCGCGGGGTGCCGTTTCACTGCACCGACCCGCCCGACCGTGATGGTGCTGCAGGCTGCCAGCGCACGGCCCGGCTCGATCTTCAGTTTCGGGAGCGGGAAGTTCGCAAGCTTGCACTCCTCGGCGATCGCCGGGCAGACGGCGGACGCGTATTGCTCGAAGCTAGGGGTCGTCTCGTCATCCTGGCCGTTGGGCCCGGTCTTTTCGGGGCGGCCGAACGCCCACCCGCCACCGAGGTCGATATATTCGGTAATTGCGCCTGTCGCCTCGCGCAGCCTCGCCGCCCAGCGCACCATCTCCCGCGCCACCGCGGCAAAGTCGCCGACATCGTTGCTGAGGCGCCCAAGATGGTAGCTGAGTTCCCTGAAGCGGAGCCTAGGCAT from Roseomonas fluvialis encodes the following:
- a CDS encoding aminotransferase class III-fold pyridoxal phosphate-dependent enzyme, with the protein product MPDDLTTYHPHKSVADQNRHHVIFPWTKQAGLKPKEIMRAEGVYVWDGSGKRYLDLAAQLACVNAGHQHPRIVRAIQEQAAKLCYAAPQFATEVRGRLAQMIAEVMPGDLNKVYFTSAGAEANEYAVKIARTVTGRPKIIARYRAYHGATHGAMSLTGDWRRAYNEPGMPGTVHAFQPYCYRCTFGQEPGSCARECLTSLEEIIQFENPEFVAAVIVETITGPSNGLYVPPDDYMPKLRALCDKYGIMLICDEVMSGWGRTGEWFAVNNWNVVPDIITTAKGLTNAQVPLGAVVVSGRIAEALEEQTLWAGSTYSGHALACAAGIAAIETYREEGLIENSRRLGTVLLSELQRIQQRHPTVGDVRGRGLFAAIELVKDRGTRAPLMPAREEPYATRGGLGAIKRALDEAGVMVFTRPNLIGISPPLNITEEQLMEGLAALDRALDHADAMLLESAAG
- a CDS encoding diaminopimelate decarboxylase family protein, whose protein sequence is MDVHVGPRFADLRYPIFQRHYTEFCGVGTNGHLWVDGCDVVDLAARFGTPLYVISENQLRHNYRRFRDAFRAHHPQTEILFANKCNNGLAVRHVMNQEGAGGDCFGVQELYLSLLSGCDPDKLVLNGSNKSAAEVELAVANGVMINLDALDELDLVNAIAERLDRRVDVGIRVKLTLDTLEARYGAALHGSGSIAEQARAHKWGMTPEETIAMVRRIDAEMPRLRFRELSYHLGRLSNDVGDFAAVAREMVRWAARLREATGAITEYIDLGGGWAFGRPEKTGPNGQDDETTPSFEQYASAVCPAIAEECKLANFPLPKLKIEPGRALAACSTITVGRVGAVKRHPAKTWVNVDCSQNHILRIFTSHWYHHIVAVNRAAEPCTDKADVVGSLCSLDDLGFDRMLPPLERGDLLALLDTGSYAEATAANFNAELRPATVMVSGDSVDITTERERMSDVIGRFRVPARLLAKSFGRGA